One window from the genome of Cyclobacterium amurskyense encodes:
- a CDS encoding DUF4386 domain-containing protein encodes MNNKLKNKARLTGILYLLVILLAGFSQGYVRGTIVIPDDPQVTLTNIISSEVLFRLGLISDLLAFMIDAVISILLYQLLKSVNKTIAAIASVFRLLAHPAIGSLNLLNHYMALETASRSGIMSSLGIEQQEAWTMLFMNAHNAGYLLAGAFFGIHCLLLGILLYRSVLFPKVFGILMVLAAGGYMLETFGNFIFPGYQFVLANIVGFSAAIGEISFTLYLLVKGTRKTI; translated from the coding sequence ATGAACAACAAACTAAAAAATAAAGCTAGACTAACCGGTATCCTATATCTGCTAGTGATCCTATTGGCAGGTTTTAGCCAAGGATATGTGCGTGGAACGATTGTTATTCCAGATGACCCTCAGGTAACCTTGACAAACATTATTTCATCCGAAGTACTTTTCCGTCTTGGCCTGATAAGCGATTTATTGGCTTTCATGATAGATGCAGTCATTTCAATATTACTGTACCAGTTATTGAAGTCTGTCAATAAAACTATAGCTGCAATTGCTTCTGTTTTCCGGCTTTTGGCACATCCAGCCATCGGAAGCTTAAATCTCTTGAACCATTATATGGCCTTAGAAACGGCTAGTAGAAGCGGGATTATGTCAAGCTTGGGGATTGAACAACAAGAGGCATGGACAATGCTATTTATGAATGCACACAATGCGGGATATCTTTTGGCAGGAGCATTCTTTGGTATTCATTGTTTGCTATTGGGAATATTGCTCTATCGTTCTGTACTTTTCCCGAAAGTGTTTGGCATATTAATGGTTTTAGCTGCTGGGGGCTATATGCTTGAGACTTTTGGTAATTTTATATTTCCCGGCTATCAATTTGTTTTAGCCAATATTGTAGGTTTTTCGGCAGCAATTGGGGAAATATCTTTTACTTTATACTTGTTGGTTAAAGGAACGAGAAAGACAATTTAA
- a CDS encoding DMT family transporter: MNNSTLLLLSFSVGVMVVIQGGINSRLGILLNNSLLATLIALTMAASFTLIAVLITVRQIPSMYQLREIPIYMWVLGGLLSFLAVTLFYYVIPKVGISTAVTFGLAGQLLFAAIAGHFGWFNMPLEPFTMKKIAGLFMMIAGVILIKI; the protein is encoded by the coding sequence ATGAACAATTCAACATTACTACTTCTTTCCTTTTCGGTAGGGGTTATGGTAGTGATCCAAGGTGGAATAAATTCTCGGCTGGGTATTCTGCTAAACAATTCCTTGCTAGCAACGCTCATAGCATTGACCATGGCTGCGAGTTTCACACTTATTGCTGTACTAATTACTGTGAGACAAATTCCAAGTATGTATCAACTCAGGGAGATTCCGATCTATATGTGGGTATTAGGCGGGCTACTAAGTTTTCTGGCTGTAACGCTTTTCTACTATGTCATTCCAAAAGTAGGCATCTCAACGGCTGTCACCTTCGGATTGGCTGGGCAACTCCTTTTTGCAGCAATTGCTGGGCATTTCGGGTGGTTTAATATGCCATTGGAGCCATTCACGATGAAGAAAATTGCAGGGTTGTTTATGATGATCGCAGGTGTCATTCTAATCAAAATATAA
- a CDS encoding DUF4185 domain-containing protein, translating to MSVKLSIIILLIANATIVYSQNMPYPPSPVVKNIEFDWSTHISLAPGSDNWPITWADDNKQYTVWGDGGGFDGTNKLGRSSIGVARLEGNWDDFKAFNVWGGHNSENNNNLIAKSYGIISIDGILYMWCGMFQTDEDQFDQAKIAYSDNHGATWEFVDWNFTREEGIMMPTVCNFDKNYENAKDDFVYTYLIRFQSYEGPDNYEDKVDWLNCQKPGLIDLARVHKDSILVQNAYSFFGGTNNDKPIWTKNLNERLPVFENPDGVGWSINVSYNSKLERYFLTTEHTESHRGNLGIFDAPEPWGPWTTVLYDNSWGEGFIPLNTFYWNFANKWLSKDGKNFSLIFTGRKENDSFNLIRGKFITDK from the coding sequence ATGAGCGTTAAATTATCTATAATAATTTTATTAATTGCAAATGCTACCATTGTATATTCCCAAAATATGCCGTATCCGCCAAGTCCAGTTGTTAAAAATATTGAGTTTGACTGGTCTACGCATATTAGTCTAGCGCCTGGCAGCGATAACTGGCCAATTACATGGGCTGATGATAACAAGCAATACACCGTTTGGGGAGATGGTGGTGGGTTTGATGGCACCAATAAGCTTGGACGATCTAGTATTGGGGTAGCGCGTTTAGAAGGGAATTGGGATGATTTTAAAGCTTTTAATGTATGGGGAGGACATAATAGTGAGAATAATAATAATTTAATTGCTAAAAGTTACGGTATTATTAGCATCGATGGAATCTTATACATGTGGTGTGGTATGTTTCAAACCGATGAAGACCAATTTGATCAAGCAAAGATTGCCTATTCTGATAATCACGGTGCGACATGGGAATTTGTAGATTGGAATTTTACTAGGGAAGAAGGAATTATGATGCCAACCGTGTGCAATTTTGATAAAAACTACGAAAATGCTAAAGATGATTTTGTTTACACGTATCTAATACGTTTTCAATCTTACGAAGGGCCTGATAATTATGAAGATAAAGTAGATTGGTTAAATTGTCAAAAACCCGGACTCATCGATTTAGCCAGAGTTCATAAGGACTCTATCCTAGTGCAGAATGCGTATTCATTTTTTGGGGGCACCAATAATGATAAGCCAATATGGACAAAAAATTTAAACGAACGACTACCTGTCTTTGAAAACCCTGACGGTGTTGGTTGGAGCATCAATGTGAGCTATAACTCAAAACTTGAAAGGTATTTTTTGACAACAGAACATACTGAATCTCATCGAGGGAACCTTGGCATATTTGATGCCCCAGAACCATGGGGACCATGGACTACTGTTCTTTATGACAATTCATGGGGAGAAGGATTCATTCCTTTGAATACATTTTATTGGAATTTTGCAAATAAATGGCTAAGTAAAGACGGCAAAAATTTTTCCTTGATATTCACTGGGCGAAAAGAGAATGATTCATTTAACCTAATTAGAGGAAAATTCATCACTGACAAATAG
- a CDS encoding GNAT family N-acetyltransferase, with amino-acid sequence MDLNKANINNLIALWKTGGRLAGKYIEESGYHLSIAASGEWPNKLWFTKPIDTQTLMDIQLKWNLTKLSLPIWGGDVEMRESMLKSSGFQEKLTQIAMSVNLEDAPGNVDRVIVQKVTSKPMAEIWSQLFKDAFGYEISADIVNRTMVSIDYFIGKHNGAPVGIAVLFMDQQGLAGIHSMGVIPSQRRKGYAEELLIHMMNIGRMKGANYATLQASDMGKRLYLKTGFQQDFIIKTFIKPQN; translated from the coding sequence ATGGATTTAAACAAAGCAAATATAAACAATCTGATTGCTCTTTGGAAGACGGGAGGTCGGCTTGCCGGAAAGTACATCGAAGAATCAGGCTATCACCTAAGCATTGCAGCAAGCGGTGAATGGCCTAACAAACTGTGGTTTACTAAACCAATAGACACACAGACACTCATGGATATTCAGCTCAAATGGAACTTGACCAAGTTGTCACTCCCTATTTGGGGAGGTGATGTTGAAATGAGGGAGTCCATGCTTAAATCCAGTGGGTTTCAAGAAAAGCTCACCCAAATAGCCATGTCAGTGAATCTCGAAGACGCTCCTGGCAATGTGGATCGGGTCATTGTTCAAAAAGTGACTAGTAAACCAATGGCTGAAATTTGGTCGCAGCTATTTAAGGATGCATTCGGATATGAAATTAGTGCTGACATAGTGAACAGAACCATGGTTTCCATTGATTATTTCATAGGAAAACATAATGGAGCTCCGGTAGGTATTGCTGTGCTTTTTATGGATCAGCAAGGTCTTGCTGGTATCCACTCTATGGGTGTCATTCCATCACAGCGTAGAAAAGGCTATGCAGAAGAATTACTTATTCACATGATGAATATCGGCAGAATGAAGGGGGCTAACTATGCCACTCTGCAAGCTTCTGATATGGGAAAGAGGCTCTATCTAAAAACCGGATTTCAGCAAGATTTTATCATCAAAACATTTATTAAACCCCAAAACTAA
- a CDS encoding Crp/Fnr family transcriptional regulator translates to MHETLIHNIEEIVPLKEEDILLIQDAFKPIHLKKKQYLLQKGQSSNHMRFIAEGCLKLYRIEDSGKEHILQFGIKGWWVNDLYAYLTQKPATFFIQAISDCTVLQVHRNQLNKLYDNIHMMDRFFRIKTQNGYVALQERTINSMSQTADERYYEFISRYRNMEQQIPQYMIASYLGITPEHLSALRKSVARRLS, encoded by the coding sequence ATGCATGAAACCTTAATTCATAATATTGAAGAAATTGTCCCCTTAAAAGAAGAGGATATTTTGCTAATCCAGGATGCATTTAAGCCTATTCATTTAAAGAAAAAACAGTATTTACTTCAAAAAGGGCAATCATCCAATCATATGCGATTTATTGCAGAAGGGTGCCTCAAATTATACCGTATTGAGGATAGTGGCAAGGAACATATTCTTCAATTTGGTATTAAAGGTTGGTGGGTAAATGACCTTTATGCCTATCTAACTCAAAAGCCAGCCACATTTTTTATTCAAGCGATTTCCGATTGCACTGTTTTGCAGGTTCACAGAAATCAACTAAATAAGCTGTATGACAATATACATATGATGGATCGGTTTTTCAGAATTAAAACTCAAAATGGATATGTTGCACTTCAAGAACGAACAATTAACTCCATGAGTCAAACTGCTGATGAACGCTACTATGAATTTATAAGTAGATACAGGAATATGGAACAACAGATTCCTCAATATATGATTGCCTCTTACCTAGGAATAACGCCAGAACACCTCAGTGCACTTCGAAAAAGTGTTGCAAGAAGGCTTTCTTAA
- a CDS encoding NAD(P)H-dependent oxidoreductase: MNLLEKLNWRYATKAFDPSKKVPENDLNFLKEAIRLSVSSYGLQMYKVLIIENPEIRKELRKASWEQAQITDASHLFIFCNYTINHDQHVDDHIQLIIDTQQIVDDHGLKKYAESIKSNIANMTSEERRNWTEKQTYLALNSLIIACADRQIDACPMEGFDKQAYNRILGLDEMGLNASVIAPVGYRSKSDEAQLRKKVRKPIKELFLSA; this comes from the coding sequence ATGAATTTACTAGAAAAGCTTAATTGGCGCTATGCCACAAAAGCCTTTGACCCTTCCAAGAAAGTGCCAGAGAATGATTTAAACTTTCTAAAGGAAGCCATTCGGCTTTCGGTCTCTTCATATGGCTTACAGATGTATAAAGTATTGATTATAGAGAACCCCGAGATACGAAAAGAACTGCGTAAAGCCTCCTGGGAGCAAGCCCAAATTACGGATGCATCTCATTTGTTTATTTTCTGTAACTACACGATCAACCATGATCAACACGTGGATGATCACATTCAACTTATCATTGATACACAGCAGATAGTAGATGACCATGGTCTTAAAAAGTACGCGGAATCCATTAAATCCAACATCGCAAATATGACCTCGGAAGAGCGAAGAAACTGGACAGAAAAACAGACCTACCTCGCACTAAACAGTCTTATTATTGCATGCGCAGACCGACAGATAGATGCCTGTCCGATGGAGGGTTTTGATAAACAAGCATATAACCGCATTCTTGGTCTGGACGAAATGGGACTCAATGCTTCGGTAATTGCACCAGTAGGGTATAGATCGAAAAGTGATGAAGCACAACTGAGAAAAAAAGTTCGAAAACCAATTAAAGAATTATTTCTAAGCGCTTAG
- a CDS encoding cyclase family protein produces the protein MRKTSFVLALLLAGQLTVLGQQTETVGKSPWGSDDEIGSLNLMSNYTRFEVLSQIKSGKTYDLSVDYFVGMPSFHSLGDPGYQYWLTHTPNGTAVDNPNGLGKAMNRKVSYTGDAISMYTHMGTHIDALNHFGLNGKIWNGFTPEKHLGDKGWKKTGAETIPPIIARGVMIDVKSSKGIFPENYRITVNDLQDALKKQRLKLQPGDFVVMRTGQAEFYEDANHYLDNYPGISLDAVKWLIEEQGTMLLGADNLSFEAFPPEREDNWVPVHTYLLAEKGVMFIEQMYLEELAKDEVYEFAFIAASLKLKGASGSPLRPLAIPIKSE, from the coding sequence ATGAGAAAGACAAGTTTTGTATTAGCCTTGCTGCTTGCAGGCCAGTTGACAGTATTAGGTCAACAAACTGAAACCGTTGGTAAAAGCCCTTGGGGATCCGATGATGAAATAGGTTCACTGAATCTAATGTCAAATTACACACGTTTTGAGGTATTGTCTCAGATCAAATCCGGTAAAACCTATGATTTAAGTGTTGACTATTTCGTGGGTATGCCTAGCTTCCATTCATTGGGAGATCCTGGCTATCAATACTGGTTGACCCATACTCCGAACGGTACTGCCGTTGACAATCCAAATGGACTGGGTAAAGCCATGAACCGAAAGGTGAGTTACACAGGGGATGCTATCTCCATGTATACGCACATGGGTACACACATTGATGCACTCAACCATTTTGGTTTGAACGGAAAAATCTGGAATGGATTTACTCCTGAGAAACACCTTGGAGACAAAGGTTGGAAAAAGACTGGTGCAGAGACCATTCCTCCCATCATTGCTCGTGGAGTAATGATTGATGTAAAATCATCGAAAGGGATATTTCCAGAGAACTATCGGATTACCGTCAATGATCTTCAGGATGCGCTTAAAAAGCAGCGCCTTAAGCTTCAGCCTGGCGATTTTGTTGTTATGCGTACAGGTCAGGCTGAGTTTTATGAGGATGCGAATCATTATCTGGACAACTATCCAGGTATCAGCCTTGATGCAGTAAAGTGGCTAATCGAAGAACAGGGAACCATGCTCTTAGGTGCAGACAACCTCAGCTTTGAAGCTTTTCCTCCTGAGCGAGAAGATAACTGGGTTCCAGTACACACTTACCTATTGGCAGAAAAAGGGGTGATGTTCATCGAGCAGATGTATCTGGAGGAGTTAGCCAAAGATGAAGTATATGAATTTGCTTTCATCGCTGCGTCACTTAAGCTCAAAGGAGCAAGTGGCTCGCCTTTGCGACCATTAGCCATTCCCATCAAATCTGAATAG
- a CDS encoding dihydrofolate reductase family protein has product MEGAEKINNSKKIVFTKTLESSKWENTILEKGDLIDKIQKLKSLAGNDLIAYGGGSFVSSLIKENLIVDYYFFINPYILGDGMPIFEKTDYKKELKLEEAKAYECGITVLKYAN; this is encoded by the coding sequence TTGGAAGGTGCTGAAAAAATTAATAATTCTAAGAAAATAGTTTTTACCAAAACACTTGAAAGCTCGAAATGGGAAAATACCATTTTGGAAAAGGGAGATTTGATAGATAAGATACAAAAATTAAAATCCTTAGCAGGGAATGACCTGATAGCCTATGGTGGGGGATCATTTGTTTCATCACTAATCAAAGAAAATTTGATTGTTGATTATTACTTTTTTATTAACCCTTATATTTTAGGTGACGGAATGCCAATATTTGAAAAAACTGACTATAAAAAGGAGTTGAAGTTGGAAGAAGCAAAAGCTTATGAGTGTGGAATAACCGTATTAAAATATGCGAATTGA